One window from the genome of Candidatus Hydrogenedens sp. encodes:
- the csm4 gene encoding type III-A CRISPR-associated RAMP protein Csm4 encodes MPYYRVKLKPNSPFFKGINSHARKSTAIVHSDVLHSAFLCVSSTIDPYWLREDRAKNLLLSSIYPYYNSIYLYPKPFVPSTDDSQDEKKEEEKKLDTADKSDRKKWKKVKYVSEGLFAKLLVYKDAGKEDYPYLDGNKGTTLCLDTELNEIKKEGGLPTQKIVKENYKISTVIDRVTNQATPYPQNYYEINTEEGVGLWFLVKLEETELESFEKVLSALGKLGIGGERTSGFGQFSIVKIIPLQSNNLKQLVDKDILVVSGHENLDLNTITTLSLYHPTKEEFNDGILNGIASYECTVRGGWIHDLAGGDNPKMSIRMCIEGSIFPAKDGKPKGDVLDISYNEEPHPIWRSGLALNIYFQLP; translated from the coding sequence ATGCCTTATTACCGAGTTAAACTCAAACCGAATAGTCCCTTCTTCAAAGGTATAAACAGCCATGCGAGGAAGTCCACAGCTATAGTTCATTCCGATGTCCTGCATTCTGCTTTTCTTTGCGTTTCATCTACGATAGACCCTTATTGGCTGAGAGAAGACCGAGCAAAAAACCTTCTTCTCTCTTCCATTTATCCATATTATAATTCTATATATTTATATCCAAAACCTTTTGTCCCTTCTACAGATGATAGTCAGGATGAAAAAAAAGAAGAAGAAAAAAAACTTGACACAGCAGATAAATCAGACCGAAAAAAATGGAAAAAGGTTAAGTATGTCTCCGAAGGACTCTTTGCAAAACTTCTTGTTTACAAAGACGCTGGAAAAGAAGATTATCCCTATTTAGATGGAAATAAAGGAACTACTTTGTGTTTGGATACAGAATTAAATGAAATAAAAAAAGAAGGCGGGCTTCCCACCCAAAAAATTGTTAAGGAAAATTATAAGATCTCTACGGTAATAGATAGGGTAACAAATCAAGCAACTCCCTATCCACAGAATTATTATGAAATTAATACTGAAGAAGGCGTTGGACTGTGGTTTCTTGTTAAATTAGAAGAAACAGAATTGGAATCCTTTGAAAAGGTCCTTTCTGCTCTTGGCAAATTAGGAATCGGGGGAGAACGCACTTCTGGTTTTGGGCAATTTTCTATAGTAAAAATAATACCCTTACAATCCAACAATCTGAAACAATTAGTAGATAAAGATATCTTAGTTGTAAGCGGGCACGAAAATTTAGACCTTAATACTATAACCACACTTAGCCTTTATCATCCCACTAAGGAAGAATTTAATGATGGTATTTTAAATGGTATTGCCTCTTATGAATGTACTGTTCGGGGAGGGTGGATACATGACCTGGCAGGAGGAGATAACCCTAAAATGTCAATTCGTATGTGTATTGAGGGGAGTATTTTCCCCGCAAAAGATGGAAAGCCTAAAGGGGATGTGCTTGACATCAGTTATAATGAAGAGCCTCATCCTATTTGGCGTTCTGGACTCGCACTCAATATCTATTTTCAATTACCT
- the csm3 gene encoding type III-A CRISPR-associated RAMP protein Csm3: MSTTTKLTKLVAQLIITGEIELLTGLRIGGSETGLSIGGVDTVVIRNATDGKPYIPGSSLKGKMRCLLEKVYCPGKLSDVANSRIFTCDSLETYNNPKKGIIFHLFGTTNEEIKKLKNDGNTYLIDYSLPTRLIVRDCSLTNDSAKKLEESLYVDLPYTQAKTEVVIDRITSAATPRKIERVPAGVKFNYQIVLNIYDPPDLKDEWLSSSLNTLKEGMDLLENDYLGGMGSRGYGQIKFATRKVKLNNLTEDTNLEQNMIYTQWLNTFQR, encoded by the coding sequence ATGAGTACAACAACCAAACTAACAAAATTAGTTGCTCAGTTAATTATTACGGGAGAAATTGAACTCCTCACAGGACTGCGTATAGGAGGTTCTGAAACAGGTCTTTCAATTGGCGGAGTAGATACTGTTGTAATCCGAAATGCAACAGATGGAAAACCTTACATTCCCGGTAGTTCCTTAAAAGGAAAAATGAGATGCTTGCTTGAAAAAGTTTATTGCCCAGGAAAATTAAGCGATGTTGCTAATAGCAGAATCTTCACATGTGATTCTTTGGAGACCTATAATAATCCTAAAAAAGGTATTATTTTCCATCTTTTTGGAACTACAAATGAGGAAATAAAAAAATTAAAAAATGATGGAAATACATATCTAATTGATTATTCATTACCTACAAGGTTAATAGTTCGCGATTGTTCATTAACAAATGACTCTGCTAAAAAATTAGAAGAATCTTTGTATGTAGACTTACCGTATACACAAGCCAAAACCGAGGTGGTTATAGATAGAATTACCTCTGCTGCAACTCCAAGAAAAATAGAACGTGTCCCTGCCGGAGTTAAATTTAACTATCAAATAGTTCTAAATATATACGACCCCCCCGATTTGAAAGATGAATGGCTTTCTTCCTCGTTAAATACTCTTAAGGAAGGTATGGATTTACTTGAGAACGATTATCTTGGTGGTATGGGTTCTCGTGGATATGGACAAATTAAATTTGCTACGAGAAAAGTAAAACTAAATAATTTAACTGAAGATACCAATTTAGAGCAGAATATGATATACACTCAGTGGTTAAATACTTTCCAACGCTAA
- the csm2 gene encoding type III-A CRISPR-associated protein Csm2: MYQDRNRGWNQERNQHSPIPEPNPNFFAKMVRDGITPEFIKDAENCGDYLANKVHLTTTQIRRIFGHIKKIENFEDPKRFIPQLLMLKPMLAYTAKRNKEVDKLKEITDKAIDVVTDKEIQNDKEKQLVRFRLFCKGFEAILAYHKAKGGKD; this comes from the coding sequence ATGTATCAAGACAGGAACCGTGGTTGGAATCAAGAAAGAAATCAACACTCACCAATCCCTGAACCCAATCCTAATTTTTTTGCAAAAATGGTAAGGGATGGGATTACGCCAGAGTTTATTAAAGACGCTGAAAATTGCGGGGATTACCTGGCAAATAAAGTTCATTTGACAACAACTCAGATACGCCGAATATTTGGACATATCAAGAAAATTGAAAACTTTGAAGATCCAAAGAGATTCATACCTCAATTACTTATGTTAAAACCAATGCTTGCTTATACTGCCAAAAGGAATAAAGAGGTGGATAAATTAAAAGAGATTACAGATAAAGCAATTGATGTGGTAACGGATAAAGAGATTCAGAATGATAAAGAAAAACAATTAGTACGGTTTCGCCTATTTTGTAAAGGTTTTGAAGCTATTCTGGCTTATCACAAAGCTAAAGGTGGAAAAGATTAA